The Pantoea eucalypti sequence TCTTCGCTGACTGCACGCTCACCCGGTCAGCAACCGGGCGCACGTCTTCGTCATTGAGCGCAGCGTTAACCACGGCCAGCAAATCATCACCGGCCACGCCGTTGCCCTCACGCGCGAGCACAGTCACGGTAACAACGGCGGGCGACGGGCTGATGGCTGATGCATCGGTAACGGGCGCTGGTTTGAGCCGCCGGTCAGCTTTAACGGCCTGGCGAAAAGCCTGCGTGCGGCCGTACATCACAGCTCGCCGATTTATGTAAAGCGCAACATTCTGGCATCAACATTCATCCCGAACCCAATGATGAGTCAGCAGGAGTTCAGCAAGTTTGCGCTGGATTATCTGGTCTTCGGTAACGCCTTTGCCGAGCTGCGCCGTAATGGCTTGGGTAAGCCGCTGCGCCTTGAAACCACCCCGGCCAAATTCACACGCAGAGGCGTGAAGGATGGCGTTTACTGGTTTGTGAATGACTGGAAAGAGCCGCATGAGTTTTCGGCCGGCAGCGTGTTTCACCTGCTGGAGCCGGATATTAATCAGGAGCTTTACGGCCTGCCGGAATACCTCAGCGCGCTCAATTCCGCCTGGCTGGATGAGGCAGCAACGCTGTTCCGCCGCAAGTACTATCAGAACGGCGTGCACGCCGGTTACATCCTGTATATGACCGACGCGGCGCAGAGCAGCAGCGACGTTGACCGGATGCGCCAGGCTATGCGCGACACGAAAGGGATCGGCAACTTCCGCAACCTGTTTATGTACGCGCCGAACGGTAAGCCGGACGGGATCAAGATTCTGCCGCTCAGCGAGGTAGCGACGAAGGACGATTTCTTTAACATCAAGAAGGCCAGCCGCGACGACCTGCTAAGCGCACACCGCGTGCCGCCGCAGATGATGGGGATTATCCCGGACAACTCCGGCGGATTCGGTGATGCGGTGAAAGCGGCATAGGTGTTTGTGCGTAACGAACTGACACCGCTGCAGGAACGTCTGAAGGAAATCAATAACTGGCTGGGCGAAGAGGTGATCGCCTTCCGCCCTTATTCGCTGGAAGCGGCAACAAACTGAAGATGTAACGCCTGCCTGTGCAGGCGTTAGTTATTTACCCAACCAGCGCCCGGCCTGTGCAGACTCAACCAACAAACGGAGAGTAAGCGGATCATGCGGTGCGGTGAAATCTTCCGGGAAATAGTCGTTAAAAGAGATGGTGCCGGGGTCAATGCCAAAACTGTCAGCATACCGCTCAAGTAATTCATAAGCGTCGATGGGATCCATGCGAAAGTCGTTGTTCAGATCAGTGTCCAGCTCAAGCTTGTAACGTTTTAATGTAAACAAGCTTCTGCCGTTATAATCTTCAACCAGCGCAAATACTGCCTTCTCTATATCCTCACTTACCATATTCTGTCGTCCTTATGGGCAATAAGGTTGTATTTTACCGTAGTTTTCCAGCCTATCTCCGCCACATCAGCGGCCATAATTACCCATCCTAAAACCGGTATTGTGCGACCGACGAAAGTACCCAATTTATGGGTCATCAACATTTTAATTTGGAATGGTTTTTTAGGGTTTTGTATCCACGTAGGCAACCTGAACGGGAGACGGTAATCGCGCAACAGCTTGCGAGAATAAACCGAGGCATAAGAGGTACCTTTCCAGGCACCCTTTAACTTTCCTGACACGTCAATCGTATTCTGTCCCGAGTAAATTGCAGCTATGGCTATGTATCCTTTGCACCGCTAAAATGCTCAGCGGTCACATCAATCATAATTCAGAAATAAAGCTCTGCCGGGGAAAGGTTGGTAAGCCCGCCATAGAAGTAAGTCCCGTTTAACTGCTCAGTTGTATCCATATTATTCCCTTACATGGTTAACCGTATTGGTCAAAACTTTATCATATTAATTCCGATCAGTGCCATACCTCATCTGCCGCTCTCAGGCCCGATTTGCGAGGCTCAAATCCTCTTCACCAGTTCAATCTCATCAAACCCTTGCGTGCGCCTCCGTGCCGCTGGCGCAACCTCCGAATACATGTTTACACCCCTCGCGCGCAATGCTATCCCCGCCACGCCTGCCCGCTTTGTGCATCGCTTTTAATGCAGTTGCATGTACAACCTCTGAGCGCGCCAGCTCTGGTCTTACAGACGCTTAGCGATCCACTTTGGATCATGCGGATTAATGCAAGCATATGCACTTTGATGCAGAAGCAAAAAGCCACCTTAAAGGTGGCTAGTGAACGGTAGGGAAGGGGCAATTAATCATTCTGCCTGGCAGTAAATAGCGGCTTCGAAAATAGCTGTGTCGATTGTCCCTGCCATGTCGCTAATCATCGACAGTGCCATTTTTAATTCATCTTCTTTGCAATGTGCGATCAGCGATACGTCAGCAATGAACTGAATGCGTGCAACCGTTTCACTTAGATTATCTATTTTCATCAAATGATTAACTCCTTTTAGTCAAAATGTACTGTATGTATAAACAGTGTCATGATGAACTAAAATCGTAAACAATCGTGCGGCTCAGATTAGTCCGACTGCCGTTTTATTAATCAGGCAACTGTATGCCTCTTTTTCTCGCTAGAGCATTGAAGCGCTTTAATGGGGCGGCATTTATGCGACGTCTATGGAACAGATAGCCGCTTGTTCCGCTCCAGTAAGAAAGCTCTCCAATCTTGATTGTGTGGCCTTTCATCATGCGCACAGCTTCACCGTCGGACAGTGTTAACCTGGAGATCTCAAAGAAACTCTTTTTCAACGCCTCACGTTCTGCGCAATGACTCCGTTCAGAGTGATATTTGTCCGGCTCAGGTTGCTCCTGCGCTGGCTTTTCTCTTAATCGCTTAAGAATCCTTCTTCGCTCGGCGCGAGTAGGGGGCTTTGTGAAATCGATAGCGGCTTCAGAGCCTGTCGGCTCCGTACAGTTATTGACAGAACTCCGAGAGGACGCAGGCGCGTCCTTAAATTCAAAATCCAAATCAACGGCACGTTTCGGGACAATCCTCCATTGCATCAGACGGGTTAAAATTGGCGTATCGTTGCCAACTTCAGTTGCGTAAACACCCTTGATACGCACAGTTTCCTCTCCGTACTCATTCATGTCTTCGCTTGCCTGATACCAGGTGCGCACAGCCAGCTCGTCGCGGCGCACAAATGGGCCACCCTGCGCGTTAACGTATCCGGCCCAGTCTCCTGCGTCGGCGGCGTCATGCGCGGCCGCAAACTCAACGCTCAGGCCGTGCGCGGTTTCGCTGTCTGCCATGCGGCGCAGTTCGCGGTAAACCGTGACCGGCGCACCGCCCACAAACTGAAATTGCCGGATGTGCCAGCGTGCCGCCCAGGCAGAAACGGCCGAGGCAGTTTCCTTAAGGTCTTTGCCGCTTTCGGCGTCCGTCTCGCCGTCTAGCGCGTAGCCGTCGATATTCTTGGAAATGTATTTAGCAACGTAACCCGTCGCGCTACCTTTCTCCGGGTCGATAGCCTCGGCGTGAAAGCGGGCCTTACGGGCTTTGTCGGTTGTCAGCTCGCTGCCGTCTTGCTGCCAGGCGTAGTCGCGCATAATCTCGCGCACGCGTTCAGCCTGCTCCGGACGCATAAACATGAGCATGTGCCAGTGCGGAGTCGCATCATGATGAGGCTCAGCAACGCGGATCCCGAAGATGCGGATTTCTTCGCGGTGCAGCTTGGCGCGAATTTTCTGCCAGACACTGCAGAGATAACGCTGGGTGTCGGCCGGGCTGGAACCGTTCCATTTACGGTTACGATGCCCGGTTTTGATTGTGGCGTGATAGCGCGCGGGGGCGGTCAGCGTGTAGAATTCGCCGATAAAGCCCATTTCATTGCAGATATTTTCGAAGCCACGAATGCGGGTCATCAGCTCGCAGCGGCGAATAGCCGGATTGGCCACACTGCCGTCATATTTCTCGATCAAGCTGATACGGTTGCCTTCTTCGTCTTCCAGCTCCATTCCCTTCAGAAACTCACGGGTGCGGCGCTTCTGCTCGCGCCACTCTGAAACGGTCATGCTGCTGGCGTAGGGGGTGTGCTTTTTGCTGACGTTAGCCAGGGCGATCTGAAGGTGTTCACGCCATGATGCAGCCACTCGCCGCAGTCGGCCTTTCCACCACTTTTCCGTCTGCATACGCATGATCGCCGGGATAACTTCCTCCGGGTCAAACAGCCGTGACGTGACTTTATCCCATAATGGCGGGGTCTGGCTCAGCTCACGGGTAATGGTGGCGGCGGTCATGTAAACGCGGTGCGTGTATTTGTAATCTGACTCGTCGCTGGCCTGCGCGTGCGCCTGTACCAGCTCAGCGAGAATGAAATTAGCCACATACCCGGCCAGCAGATCGACATCGGCGCGAGCCATATCTGGCAGGCGGTTAAAACGGCGCATTAGAATGAAAAGCTGACCACCTGCTATAGCCGCATTGTCGCGCTCAGTTGCGTTACCCCCGAGTAAATTTAATGTGCACCCCTTCATTACGCCGACACGATATTTAGCGTTAACGGTTTCAACGCGTGGCAATGTGCGCTCAACAAATGTCTTTGTTAAGTACGCATTGGCGCGGGCTGTTCCCTGTGTCTTTTCCAGATCACTGACGCGGCGTTTAACGTCGAGTTGTATCAGAGCAGGCTGCATAACGAGCAACTCCTGCGCACGCACTAAAGCCGCAATCATCTGACTGCGGCTGTGCATTTCCTCATAGGTGGGATAGGGGCTGGCGATGGCTTCCCGTGGAGCATTCCACGGGTAAGCAAATTCCTCATGCATCAGGAATTACCCTGCCGGTGTTTACTGCGATGTTCCTCAATTTCCTGGCAGGAAACGCAGCGAGTTACACCCAGATACGCGCGCCTGCGCTTTTCAGGAATTGGGGCATCACAGTCTTCACAAAATGAGGCGCTTACAGCAGGCGCGCGCGCGGCTGTTACAGCCAGAATCAGTCAAGGGACCATATCTCTTTTGCGAGGGCGGCTTAAAATCGGGCTGCATGCGCGCAATTTGAAAATGACCGAAACAGCAGCAAAACATATGCTTGAACCCAGTCGGTATGTACCTTTGCAGATTCAGGAAAGAGCTATTCGTTTTGGTAAGCGAATGCCAGACCCTCGTGAAGGAAAAGGAATGTTCCGATACGAAACGGATATTTATAAACTGCGCTACGATAAGCAGCGAAGGGAATATGTTCATCAGAAATACAAATTTGAAGTAATAGTCAGGGAATCAGACTGGACAATATCTCATTTTAAATATTTTTATTAGCTGACAAGGAAATTTCAATGTTTGATATCAGGAATGAAGAGTTTGCATTCGCAATCGCTCCCTTTGAACGCGTAGTGGATAACGAAGCCGATCCTGTTAACCATCACTGGGACTGGATACAGTCCTGGGTGGAGTTTTCGGTAAGCGGCCTGAAAGTGGCATTTAAAACGGAGTTCACCGTTGGAGAATTGAAAATGCTGAAAAAAGAATTCTCAGCTTTTCATCAGGCGCTTATTAATCAGCAAAAGATCAAGTCGTTTAACTATCAGAGCGATATTCATCAACTGGACATGATACTGACCAATGAAAAAAGTATTGATGGCGTAACTGTTGATTTCATTCTTCGCCCGGAACCACATGCCGACAGCGTCCAGGTTAAAGGCAGCTTTGGCCTTGATGAAAGCTATTTCCCCGACATTCTGAATCGACTTGATGAAATGATTCAATGGCAGAATTAAACATTCTGCCATTGAAAATTTTAATAGAAAGCTACGGGCGTAAAACGAATTTTCTATTCAGGCGTTTTCGGCCAGCTGATAGCTGGCGCATTTGTGATATCTGCAGCCTGTACCGCTTGCACGTACTTCATCCAGGTGGTCAGCGTGGCTTTATCCGCATCAGTAATGATGCCGGGCAGCAGCTGCGTCTGCCATGCCTGAGTAATTCCGTTGACCTCACTCACGCCCGCTGACTTTTCGCTGGCCGCTGCGTCAAGCAGTAGCTGCTGCTGCGCATCGCTGTCGGTTAGCCACTTTTCACCGTCCCACTTATCAAACGCGGTTGCCGGAGAATGCGTTATGGTGTCCGCCGGATTGTCGCCCAGTACCGTGATTTTCACCGGCGCGCCGCCTGAAATCGGGTAAGCCGTTTCACCGCGATGGTCCGGCACGCTAATGTTGGCTTTCATCGTGCCGCCCTTTTTGACTTCCAGCTGCGCAGTTTTGAGCAGCGTTGCGCATTCCACTTCTGGCGAGTCGAACAGGATTTTACCGTCGCTTTGATGGTTGCCGTCTGTATGCCGGTTGCGGTCAGTGCGCCGGTTTCCGGCTCGTATTCGATCACCGCATCGTCAGGAAATGACCAGCGCATCGGCCCAGGCAGACGGAGCCGGATTGTCATAAGAGAAAATTCCCGGCAGCACAAAGCCGGTATCAAGTTCACCACCGAGGCACAGTTCAAGCACCTGCTCACCCACTGACGGCGCATTCCAGGAGCGGATTTTACCCGCGCGGGCGCTGAATGTCTTCGGGTTGTTCATTCATGATTTAGATTTTATTTTCCCCACAAGCTAAAGCTAACATCAGTTACGCATAGCCAGCCCGTTGCGGCAGGAAAATGGCTACGCCATGCGCGTTATAACATCTCGTCCAGTCTGATTGAATGTTTCTTCTGACATTCTATATGCTTATTGGATATTAAAATGATCATGACACTATTTCACGTGGATGCAGTGTTTACAACGCAGAAAAATCAGATGCTATAAATGAGAGGTTGAATAAGTGAAGCGTGTATTTTTATGGCTCATGCAATCATTTATCTATTTAATCCCTGCTGCTTTAATTGTTGCAGGGGTTTATATTTTCATTCGATTTATTCCTGCATATGCGGCGATTCTTAGCATAATATGGGTGATAGTTTTTTCTTATGTGTATATCAAATACAATCGATGGTATTAGGTTTGTTAAGAGATCTTCGTGATCCTGATTTAATCGATAGCGTTAAAGTGTGAAGTGTGACGAAAAAAATGATCTCCTTAGTGAGGTTATCTGCCATTTAGCGATTATATAATCTGGTTTCTCTGGTTAAGTCCTGTCTGAGATATGATTGAATCAGGCTCGCGCTATTTCTTATTTTCTGATATGTAAATCATCTTAATAACTGCTCTGTTATTCTTACTTTGGGTCCCCTTAATACTCATGATACCCCCCATTTTACTGCCAGCAGAACAGAGGCTTTCCGGACGCTTCTCCTCAAAATTGATCTCAATCAATATATCTAAACATCTTCCCCGAACGGTCCTCCACGTTTATTTAACGTATAAAAACCACGTCGTAACCTGCCCCGGTGATTTTTAACCAGGGTTTATTATGTTCTTAAAAAAAGTTATTCCTTGTGCGCTCGTAGCGTTAGCGAGTGCATCCATGTCTGGTTGTGTGATGGCAGAGGGAGGATACCATCGCGACCCATCATCTGAATGGCATCATCACCATGCGTCTTATCAGGACCAGCAAAATGATAATGGCTGGAGCCACCATGCCGGACCAGCCGCATCAGAAAATAACGCTTCTCAGCATCTGGGGCCACCGCCAGCGACGTATAGTGCAGCCCAGCATCTGGGGCCACCGCCAGCCTCGGATGATTCTACTGAACACAGGGGACCGGCAACTGACAGTGGCATTCACCGCTGGCAACCGAGCGACTCCGCTGAGTAATTGATACGAAGCATTTAGATGAACAGGGGCGCTATCGCCCCTTTTAACCGGTAATCGCCGTCTGAAAAGGTTCTTCACGATAAACGTGCTTCACGCATCCAGTAAGTCACTCATGATTTCCAAAGCTTTAACACGCAAAATCCCTTTAGTAACGCACCTCAAAACTGACTTCACTCACAAAGGCAGCAACAACTCTTTCTGTCCCGCACCCAAAGCTAATCTGTAATCTTGCCATCATTCCCGTATGGCATATTCTTGAGATTCAATCAAAAGGAGTAACGTTTATGAAAGCGGCAATTGCTAATAGTGAACACAAGGTTGAAGTTGTTGAGAAGACGCTGCGTCCTCTCAAAACCGGTGAAGCCCGGCTCAGGATGGAATGCTGTGGTGTATGCCATACCGATTTGCATGTGAAGAACGGTGATTTCGGCGATAAAACGGGTGTGACCCTGGGTCATGAAGGGATCGGTATCGTTGAGGAAGTCGCACCGGATGTGACGTCACTCAAGCCTGGCGATCGGGCCAGCGTCGCCTGGTTTTTCAAGGGCTGCGGTCACTGCGAATACTGTAACTCCGGTAACGAAACCCTCTGCAGATCGGTAATCAATGCCGGTTTCACAGCCGATGGCGGCATGGCTGAAGAGTGCATTGTCGTTGCAGATTACTCGGTCAAAGTCCCTGATGGACTTGATCCTTACGCTGCCAGTAGCGTCACCTGTGCCGGTGTCACCACCTATAAAGCGGTTAAGGTGTCAGAAGTTAAACCGGGACAATGGCTGGCCATTTATGGTCTTGGCGGGCTGGGAAATCTCGCGCTGCAATATGCAAAAAATGTCTTCAACGCCAAAGTGATTGCGGTTGATGTCAGTGATGGTCAGCTGGCACTGGCGAAGGAGATGGGAGCCGATCTGGTGGTCAATTCGGCCAGCGAAGATGCAGCGCGCATTATTCAGGAGAAAACCGGCGGAGCACATGCTGCTGTGGTCACGGCGGTAGCTAAAGCGGCCTTTAACTCGGCGGTGGATGCGGTGAGAGCAGGAGGGCGCGTCGTGGCTGTCGGACTGCCGCCGGAAGCGATGAGTCTTAATATTCCCCGTCTGGTACTTGATGGCATTCAGGTGGTGGGATCACTGGTCGGAACGCGAAACGATTTGGCAGAAGCCTTCCAGTTTGCGGCAGAAGGGAAAGTCGTGCCTAAAGTGACCAAAAGGAAGATTGGTGAGGTCAATGACATCTTTGATGAGATGGTGCAGGGCAAAATCCGTGGCAGGATGGTAATCGACTTCACCGGTCACTCTGCTGATTAAAGTTCATCTGAATCCTGCAAAGGCCCGCATCCTGCGGGCTTTTTAATATCGTTAAGATCTCTCTGAGCCCTTCAGAGCACAATCCTTCTAACCATTAATAAGCCAGTCTTTATGTTTCATGATGTGATTTTGACTTGAACTTTACCGGTAACATTATAGTTTATGGGGTGAAAGGTTATTACACACACGTGAAGGAGGGTTATTTATGGCGAAGCATCACTTACTTAAATCGATTGAAATAACAGCGATTGTGCTCTTTGTTCTGATACTGGCATATCTGATTTTGACAGGGTTACTGTCATCAACAGGCGTGGATCATGCCTGGCCTTATCCCAATCAGTAACTGAGTGCCACACCAGGGAAAGCATTAATAAATGACCCTCTCACAGGGCAAACAACCCCGCGATGGCGAGGTTGAATTGACGTTATACCAGACTCACTGACAGCAGTATCAGCTCTTCGGTTTCCAGCGACAGACTTTTTTTGGTTTCGAACATAAAGGTTTCCAGCGCCTCCTCGACATCGTCACCCTCAATAAAGGCGTGAGTCGTGACATGATTTTCACCTTTTGGCTTGATCACGTAAGAAACAAACCACTTCTTCTTTTCCATAATGCTTATCCTCGTTTTAAATCCTGATACCGCGTTTTGGCAATGGTATATTTTTATGCCAGACATTTAGCGGGTGGTGTGGAGTTCGACCAGCAAAGTCTAGTTCACCTCAGCAGGCGTGCTGGCGACGGCATGTGATAAACACCTGTTCAGAGCAGATAGATTGTGTAAGCGGCAATAAAAAGCCCCATCCGGGGCTTTTAAAAAAAGAACGGCCGGTGTTAAAAACTCAACTGGTCTGATCGGCCAGCTTCGGCTTCAGCACGCGTTTACCCATCTGAATGCCGGGCTTCTCAACATACTTATAGAGTAAAGAGGCCAGGGCATAGGTTAGCGGGATGGTTGAGACACAGACGATCAGGAAGCGCATCATGTCGCTCTTAAACTCAATGTCGGTGTGAGTGAGCAGCAGCGCAATCATCGGGATCACAATCAGCAGGTGCAGCAGGTAGACCGAGAACGAGACGTCACCCAGCCAGGTGCTGAGACGGTTGTTCAGCAGCTTACGTGGCAGAGCAATCAGCGTTGCCATCAGGCTGCCCTGTGGGTATTGCCACAGAATTGCTGCCATCCCGACAATCATCAGCGCTTCCATTATCACCTGCAGCTTGATCGCGCCCATTCCCATTGCCACGCTGACGACCGGGCCGAGCAGCGCGAAGGCGACATAGAGCAGGGATTTACGGCGAATTGCTTCCGCCAGCAGCATGCCCGCCAGGAACATATTTAGCTTTATCAGAATCATGGAAGGCATTTCAAACGCCTCATAATAATCTGCCAGCACATACCGTCCGGCGCAGCAGAGCGCCATAATGCCTATCAGTGAGGCCGCATAACCAAAGCGCAGCGTCACCAGCATAATGAACGGAAACAGCACATAGAACTGCATCTCCAGCCCGATGCTCCAGTCAGGCAGCACGGTATTGAAACCATATTCGGGCAGCAGGCCGAACAGGAAGCTGAAGTGAGTGAGGATGTTTGCCAGCGACTGATCGGTGTAACGCGACGATTCAGTGGCGGTGCCGGAATAAAAATGGGCGATAGTGTCACGCATCTCGCCAAACCACGGGCCATAAATCAGCGCGATGATTAAAAGCAGATAGTAGAGCGGGGCGATACGGAAGAAGCGACGGATCCAGAACTTTTTAATGGTCTCCATGCTCTGCCACGGCTCTTTCTGCTGACGTTCAACATAGTTTTTCGCCATCAGATAACCCGATAACAGAATAAACAGATCGACCCCGATGCCAGGCGATGAAATCAGTGTGATGTGGCAATGTATCAGTAAGCTGATATGGCCAACCAGTACCCAGAGAGAGGCGATGCCGCGTAACCCCTCCAGCTCCGTGGACCAACCTCGTGTTGCAGACATAACTCTTCCTCGTTTTTATCCGACTTTTGGCGCTCACTAAGCCTTAAGACAACAGATATGTAAACGGGTCTTTACAAAAGTGAGAAGATTCCGACGCGGTCGGGAAGGGGAAATCAACTGAAACTGGAGAAGAGAGCACGGAAAGTTAAGGGTGTACGAAGGCACACCCATAACAAAAATAACTGAATCAAAATGCCTGTTATGCCAGCTTTAACAGGATCATGCCGGCCAGCAGCAGGGTCAGGCCTGCCCAGCCTTTACGATTCAGCCGTTGATCGAATAATACCCAGCCGGCCGCGACAGTCGCGATAATTCCAAAACCACCCCAGACCGCATAGGCAATCGACAGAGCAATACCTTTTACCGCCTGAGCCAGTGCGCTGAACGCAAGCAGGACACAGCAGAGTGAAAGCAGACCGTGCAGCGGTCTTTTAAACCCATCAGAATATTTAAGGAATATATTGGCGGCAATCTCCAGCACGATAGCCAGCGCCAGCCAGGCTGCGTGGACGAAATCAGCGATGACCATGATTAACCTCCGCTGATGAGTGCATGCCGGTTTTGATCAACACAATGCCAGCGACCAGCGTCATCAGTCCGCAGACTTTCATCGCAGACAACACTTCATCAAACAGCTGTACGCTGAATAATGTAATCAGCAGGATGCCAGCGCCTTCCCACAGGGCGTAAGCCACGCCCAGAGCTATACGTTTAGTGGTGAAGCTCAGCAGGATATAAGAACAGGCAATCATGCCCAGCATCATCAGGTAGCCTGAGTGGCTGCCGTTGAGGCTGGACCATTTCATAAAAAGGGTGCCAATAATTTCAGTGATAATCGCGAGTGACAATAAAACCCAGGCGCGCATGGGAACTCTCCAGCAACGAAAAATGACGACCTGCCATAACGCACAGTGTGCAGGCAGACTCAAAACAGTATCGATGTGGTGAGGAAACTACAGGGCGTTACGCCAGTGCTGATCGGCGGCATTCCAGCAAGAGGGGAAAGCGGGGAAGAGGCAGGACATGAACATTCTGCTCATAAAATTTACAACGCATCCACATTGTTGCTTCTCATTAGTGGACGAATAGTGTCTC is a genomic window containing:
- the mdtI gene encoding multidrug/spermidine efflux SMR transporter subunit MdtI, with the translated sequence MVIADFVHAAWLALAIVLEIAANIFLKYSDGFKRPLHGLLSLCCVLLAFSALAQAVKGIALSIAYAVWGGFGIIATVAAGWVLFDQRLNRKGWAGLTLLLAGMILLKLA
- a CDS encoding TraR/DksA C4-type zinc finger protein is translated as MILAVTAARAPAVSASFCEDCDAPIPEKRRRAYLGVTRCVSCQEIEEHRSKHRQGNS
- the adhP gene encoding alcohol dehydrogenase AdhP produces the protein MKAAIANSEHKVEVVEKTLRPLKTGEARLRMECCGVCHTDLHVKNGDFGDKTGVTLGHEGIGIVEEVAPDVTSLKPGDRASVAWFFKGCGHCEYCNSGNETLCRSVINAGFTADGGMAEECIVVADYSVKVPDGLDPYAASSVTCAGVTTYKAVKVSEVKPGQWLAIYGLGGLGNLALQYAKNVFNAKVIAVDVSDGQLALAKEMGADLVVNSASEDAARIIQEKTGGAHAAVVTAVAKAAFNSAVDAVRAGGRVVAVGLPPEAMSLNIPRLVLDGIQVVGSLVGTRNDLAEAFQFAAEGKVVPKVTKRKIGEVNDIFDEMVQGKIRGRMVIDFTGHSAD
- a CDS encoding DUF1493 family protein: MVSEDIEKAVFALVEDYNGRSLFTLKRYKLELDTDLNNDFRMDPIDAYELLERYADSFGIDPGTISFNDYFPEDFTAPHDPLTLRLLVESAQAGRWLGK
- a CDS encoding tail fiber assembly protein; this encodes MKANISVPDHRGETAYPISGGAPVKITVLGDNPADTITHSPATAFDKWDGEKWLTDSDAQQQLLLDAAASEKSAGVSEVNGITQAWQTQLLPGIITDADKATLTTWMKYVQAVQAADITNAPAISWPKTPE
- a CDS encoding replication endonuclease; amino-acid sequence: MHEEFAYPWNAPREAIASPYPTYEEMHSRSQMIAALVRAQELLVMQPALIQLDVKRRVSDLEKTQGTARANAYLTKTFVERTLPRVETVNAKYRVGVMKGCTLNLLGGNATERDNAAIAGGQLFILMRRFNRLPDMARADVDLLAGYVANFILAELVQAHAQASDESDYKYTHRVYMTAATITRELSQTPPLWDKVTSRLFDPEEVIPAIMRMQTEKWWKGRLRRVAASWREHLQIALANVSKKHTPYASSMTVSEWREQKRRTREFLKGMELEDEEGNRISLIEKYDGSVANPAIRRCELMTRIRGFENICNEMGFIGEFYTLTAPARYHATIKTGHRNRKWNGSSPADTQRYLCSVWQKIRAKLHREEIRIFGIRVAEPHHDATPHWHMLMFMRPEQAERVREIMRDYAWQQDGSELTTDKARKARFHAEAIDPEKGSATGYVAKYISKNIDGYALDGETDAESGKDLKETASAVSAWAARWHIRQFQFVGGAPVTVYRELRRMADSETAHGLSVEFAAAHDAADAGDWAGYVNAQGGPFVRRDELAVRTWYQASEDMNEYGEETVRIKGVYATEVGNDTPILTRLMQWRIVPKRAVDLDFEFKDAPASSRSSVNNCTEPTGSEAAIDFTKPPTRAERRRILKRLREKPAQEQPEPDKYHSERSHCAEREALKKSFFEISRLTLSDGEAVRMMKGHTIKIGELSYWSGTSGYLFHRRRINAAPLKRFNALARKRGIQLPD
- a CDS encoding acyltransferase family protein, producing the protein MSATRGWSTELEGLRGIASLWVLVGHISLLIHCHITLISSPGIGVDLFILLSGYLMAKNYVERQQKEPWQSMETIKKFWIRRFFRIAPLYYLLLIIALIYGPWFGEMRDTIAHFYSGTATESSRYTDQSLANILTHFSFLFGLLPEYGFNTVLPDWSIGLEMQFYVLFPFIMLVTLRFGYAASLIGIMALCCAGRYVLADYYEAFEMPSMILIKLNMFLAGMLLAEAIRRKSLLYVAFALLGPVVSVAMGMGAIKLQVIMEALMIVGMAAILWQYPQGSLMATLIALPRKLLNNRLSTWLGDVSFSVYLLHLLIVIPMIALLLTHTDIEFKSDMMRFLIVCVSTIPLTYALASLLYKYVEKPGIQMGKRVLKPKLADQTS
- the mdtJ gene encoding multidrug/spermidine efflux SMR transporter subunit MdtJ; the encoded protein is MRAWVLLSLAIITEIIGTLFMKWSSLNGSHSGYLMMLGMIACSYILLSFTTKRIALGVAYALWEGAGILLITLFSVQLFDEVLSAMKVCGLMTLVAGIVLIKTGMHSSAEVNHGHR